In one window of Paraflavitalea soli DNA:
- a CDS encoding RagB/SusD family nutrient uptake outer membrane protein — translation MSKHTISLFVLFICILSGSCKKYLDTKSDQSLSTPSTLDDLQLILDNPDLNKGANLTNTGSDEYYVLESDWLNLDETRHKGYVWDGALNNLTDWNVQYKTVFAANTALFNLDLVNTKGEETKQNNIKGTALFYRAYSFYNIAQLYARQYDVSTATKDLGIPLRLTADFNVPSNRATVQQSYDQIIQDLQTALTLLPPTTNIKTRPDKRACHALLSRVYLQMNIYDKAKASAEACLQLSNTLLDYNALDETATYPLPVFSNNPEILFYSITDVPLNADDTRAKIDSTLYNSYAVGDLRKVMLFRDNGDNTQAFKGNYSGGYELFNGLAIDEIFLIRAECAARQGNTAGAMKDLNALLEKRWLQGSFTPLTASTSEEALMLILRERKKELVYRGTRWSDLRRLNKEPQFSVTLKRNLNGTIYQLPPADLRYILLLPIEVLRLANLEQNQR, via the coding sequence ATGTCCAAGCATACTATTAGCCTATTCGTTCTTTTCATCTGTATCCTGTCTGGTTCCTGTAAAAAGTATTTAGATACTAAATCAGATCAGTCATTATCCACCCCCAGCACTCTAGATGATTTACAACTAATATTGGACAACCCCGACCTCAACAAGGGAGCAAATTTAACTAATACAGGATCGGATGAATATTATGTGCTTGAATCAGACTGGCTGAACCTGGACGAAACCAGACACAAAGGATATGTTTGGGATGGCGCACTTAACAACTTAACTGATTGGAATGTACAATATAAAACGGTCTTTGCAGCCAATACAGCTTTATTCAACCTTGACCTGGTGAATACGAAAGGGGAGGAAACAAAGCAAAATAATATTAAGGGGACAGCTCTCTTTTATAGGGCCTATAGCTTTTACAACATCGCTCAATTGTATGCTAGGCAGTATGATGTAAGTACTGCTACCAAGGACCTGGGTATCCCCTTACGATTGACAGCAGACTTCAATGTACCCAGTAACCGCGCCACAGTACAACAATCTTATGATCAGATCATCCAGGACTTACAAACCGCCTTAACCTTATTACCACCAACAACAAACATTAAGACAAGACCTGATAAAAGAGCATGCCATGCACTCCTTTCCCGGGTGTACTTACAAATGAATATTTATGACAAAGCCAAAGCCAGTGCGGAAGCTTGTTTACAGCTATCTAATACGCTACTTGATTACAACGCATTAGATGAAACTGCCACCTACCCATTACCTGTTTTTTCCAACAACCCGGAGATATTATTCTATTCGATAACCGACGTGCCGTTGAACGCTGATGATACAAGAGCCAAAATAGATTCTACGCTCTATAATTCCTATGCTGTGGGAGACCTAAGAAAAGTCATGCTTTTTCGAGACAATGGAGACAATACACAAGCTTTCAAAGGAAATTATAGCGGAGGCTATGAGTTATTTAACGGACTCGCCATAGATGAGATATTCCTGATCAGGGCTGAATGCGCTGCCCGGCAAGGAAATACTGCCGGTGCCATGAAGGACCTAAATGCGTTACTTGAAAAAAGATGGTTACAAGGCAGCTTTACTCCTTTAACGGCATCCACCAGTGAAGAGGCTTTAATGCTAATTCTCCGGGAACGAAAAAAAGAACTTGTTTACAGGGGAACCCGGTGGTCAGACCTAAGGCGTTTAAATAAGGAGCCGCAGTTTTCAGTTACGCTAAAAAGAAATTTGAATGGTACAATATATCAATTGCCACCGGCCGATCTACGATATATATTGTTACTTCCTATAGAAGTACTTCGCCTTGCCAATCTTGAGCAAAATCAACGGTAA
- a CDS encoding helix-turn-helix transcriptional regulator: MILHILSESEGNIVLSDSEPTWLWEYKIPESRSITASGAFGDLLLQETPGNQYSVWYNNYLIKRGDRLTIIRNEPVYKLQFILNNSFNYYDPKVGNIPMYERGYNLLYTPVVQEKISFKDKAYSNLEIHFSPDYLAAFTPHFAHLADWLRKTERQVPARFCKINQVATGDMMRCLYDLLNSPYTGELRKMHYDALVRELLIMVLHQTATHPLRKIIRFTTKEVETLYEIKNFLLTNIDKPLKLEQIAKNHDVTLRTLKRRFFTLFGVKLYNFVLDIRMKQASMLLLETDTAIEHIATLTGYQSFANFSTAFKKYYGHPPKYFRSR, encoded by the coding sequence ATGATCCTCCATATCCTTTCTGAAAGTGAGGGTAATATAGTATTGTCCGATTCGGAACCTACCTGGTTATGGGAATATAAGATCCCTGAATCCCGCAGTATCACTGCCTCAGGCGCCTTTGGCGATTTATTGCTTCAAGAAACCCCTGGTAATCAATATTCAGTATGGTACAACAATTACCTCATCAAAAGGGGCGACCGCCTTACTATTATCCGCAATGAGCCCGTGTATAAGCTCCAGTTTATCCTGAATAACAGTTTCAATTACTACGATCCCAAAGTGGGCAATATACCTATGTATGAGCGCGGTTACAACCTTTTATACACCCCGGTGGTCCAGGAGAAAATAAGTTTTAAGGACAAGGCCTATTCCAACCTCGAGATCCATTTTTCACCCGATTACCTGGCTGCCTTTACTCCTCATTTTGCCCATCTGGCCGATTGGTTACGTAAGACAGAGCGCCAGGTGCCCGCCCGTTTTTGTAAGATAAACCAGGTAGCCACCGGCGATATGATGCGTTGCCTGTATGATCTCCTCAATTCCCCTTATACAGGCGAGCTGCGTAAAATGCATTACGATGCCTTGGTCAGGGAATTGTTGATCATGGTATTACATCAAACCGCCACCCACCCCCTCCGCAAGATCATCCGGTTCACTACCAAAGAGGTAGAGACTTTGTATGAAATAAAGAACTTCCTGCTTACCAATATCGACAAGCCCCTGAAGTTGGAGCAGATCGCCAAGAATCACGACGTTACACTGCGTACTTTAAAGAGGCGTTTTTTTACCTTATTTGGTGTCAAACTGTACAATTTTGTATTGGACATACGTATGAAACAGGCCAGTATGCTGTTGTTGGAAACAGATACCGCTATAGAGCACATTGCTACCTTAACTGGTTACCAGAGCTTTGCCAATTTTTCCACCGCATTTAAGAAGTATTATGGTCATCCACCTAAGTATTTCCGCAGCCGGTAA
- a CDS encoding GNAT family N-acetyltransferase gives MSTSFILASAALEETADTPGDADDTANVNIVRKMLCKPVSYDTGQHIIYNRHFLKDQVIISMRLLSLSTDLPVIYNWLPWEYTRHLKKEAHVEQLHEIYSRIAGSGTAQSFMVLMNNTNLAQADIYQATADDISLQYNVKAGDYKLQLLIKPERLLIGNYSLCAIQATLGFLFSFQEVKRVVMQLDENEFLNSKMEKAGFIFHKKTSTRQKTARLYTCTRESLRDQGEPPSEVDAPLR, from the coding sequence ATGTCGACCAGTTTTATTCTTGCATCCGCTGCATTGGAGGAAACAGCAGACACGCCTGGTGATGCTGATGATACCGCTAATGTTAATATTGTACGCAAAATGCTGTGCAAACCTGTTTCGTATGATACAGGACAACATATTATTTATAACAGGCATTTTCTTAAGGACCAGGTGATCATTTCAATGCGATTGCTGAGTTTGTCGACGGACCTGCCGGTGATCTATAATTGGCTGCCATGGGAATATACACGCCACCTGAAAAAAGAGGCGCATGTAGAGCAGCTGCATGAAATATACAGCCGGATAGCGGGATCGGGCACAGCGCAATCCTTTATGGTGCTGATGAACAATACGAACCTGGCGCAGGCAGATATCTACCAGGCTACGGCTGATGACATCAGCCTACAGTATAACGTAAAGGCCGGTGATTACAAATTGCAGCTGTTGATAAAACCGGAAAGATTGCTGATCGGGAATTATTCGCTTTGCGCTATTCAGGCTACGCTGGGATTTCTCTTTTCATTCCAGGAGGTAAAACGGGTGGTGATGCAGCTGGATGAAAATGAATTCCTGAACAGTAAGATGGAAAAAGCAGGATTCATTTTCCATAAGAAAACCTCCACGCGACAAAAAACAGCAAGGCTGTATACCTGTACGAGAGAAAGCTTACGAGATCAGGGTGAGCCGCCCTCAGAGGTCGACGCACCCCTTCGATAA